Proteins from a genomic interval of Plutella xylostella chromosome 24, ilPluXylo3.1, whole genome shotgun sequence:
- the LOC125490522 gene encoding histone H1B-like: MADTAVASDAPAPTTPAKKPKASAAAKKPKAKPTHPKTSEMVNKAIKDLKERSGSSLQAIKKYIAASYKVDAEKLAPFIRKYLKSAVESGALIQTKGKGASGSFKLESKTSAAKKPAGAAKPAKKAAAAKKPAKKAVAASSAAAKKKSASASPSKPKSAAATKDKKAAAAKKKPAAKAKIATPSKAKSAAPKAKKTAKPPTKKPKAPKPKKAAAPKAKPAAKKSSAAGKK; the protein is encoded by the coding sequence ATGGCTGACACCGCTGTTGCATCCGACGCGCCCGCGCCCACCACCCCCGCGAAGAAGCCGAAGGCATCCGCAGCAGCCAAGAAGCCGAAAGCGAAGCCCACGCACCCGAAGACCTCCGAGATGGTCAACAAGGCCATCAAGGACCTGAAGGAGCGCAGCGGCTCGTCTCTGCAGGCGATTAAGAAGTACATCGCCGCATCTTACAAGGTCGACGCTGAAAAGCTCGCGCCTTTCATCAGAAAGTACCTGAAGAGCGCCGTCGAGTCCGGCGCGCTGATCCAGACCAAGGGCAAGGGTGCGTCCGGTTCGTTCAAGCTCGAATCGAAAACTTCCGCAGCCAAGAAGCCAGCAGGCGCCGCCAAACCGGCCAAGAAGGCTGCCGCCGCTAAGAAGCCCGCCAAGAAGGCCGTCGCTGCgtcctccgccgccgccaagAAGAAGTCCGCCTCCGCTTCACCGTCTAAGCCCAAGTCTGCGGCTGCCACAAAGGACAAGAAAGCCGCCGCCGCTAAAAAGAAGCCCGCCGCGAAGGCGAAAATCGCCACACCCTCAAAGGCTAAAAGCGCCGCACCCAAGGCAAAGAAGACCGCCAAGCCGCCGACTAAGAAGCCGAAGGCGCCCAAACCGAAGAAGGCTGCCGCTCCCAAGGCGAAGCCCGCAGCTAAGAAGTCCTCCGCCGCCGGCAAGAAGTAA
- the LOC125490480 gene encoding uncharacterized protein LOC125490480, with translation MGAEKKAAWRCIACRSAPAQPATSTLAEMPAITELISEIKAFRAEFTAVKADISSASIGIQNLNTKWNEMESRFSNLEDRLVIMETKMATVSKLELDLKTANETINKLQIENNSRDQYARMNNLEISGVPVNKGENLINILHSICAKVGITMQDSDLDSIHRVRRFPSGGAAGGAERPDARPPSIIVRFTRRRAKDQLLAGVRARRGLSSADLGLPGPAAQLYVSDHLTPANKLLLKRARELKSELNFTYLWVRDCKIYMRKSDNAKVVVINNECDLKKLK, from the coding sequence ATGGGTGCTGAGAAGAAGGCTGCGTGGCGCTGCATAGCGTGTCGCAGTGCGCCGGCGCAGCCAGCTACGTCTACCCTCGCGGAGATGCCGGCCATCACGGAACTTATTAGCGAGATAAAAGCGTTTAGAGCTGAATTCACCGCCGTGAAAGCCGACATTTCTAGTGCGTCGATAGGTATTCAGAATCTCAACACCAAATGGAACGAGATGGAATCACGATTTTCAAACCTGGAGGATCGCTTAGTCATTATGGAAACAAAAATGGCTACTGTTTCTAAGCTGGAACTAGATTTGAAGACGGCCAACGAAACGATAAACAAACTCCAAATCGAAAATAACAGTCGTGACCAGTATGCCCGAATGAATAACCTAGAAATATCAGGAGTCCCTGTTAACAAAGGGGAAAACCTAATTAATATTCTGCATTCCATTTGTGCCAAGGTCGGCATAACAATGCAGGATAGTGACCTGGACTCCATACATCGTGTTCGTCGTTTCCCGAGCGGCGGTGCTGCAGGTGGAGCGGAGCGTCCCGACGCGCGGCCCCCGTCCATCATCGTGAGGTTCACGCGGCGCCGCGCCAAGGACCAGCTGCTGGCGggcgtgcgcgcgcgccgcggcctCTCCAGCGCCGACCTGGGCCTGCCCGGGCCCGCCGCCCAGCTGTACGTGAGTGACCACCTCACTCCAGCCAACAAACTGTTGTTGAAGCGTGCCAGGGAACTTAAGTCGGAGTTAAACTTTACCTACCTGTGGGTAAGGGactgtaaaatttatatgaGAAAAAGTGACAATGCAAAAGTTGTAGTGATTAACAATGAATGCGATTTGAAAAAACTGAAGTGA
- the LOC105388588 gene encoding histone H3, which produces MTGRGKGGKGLGKGGAKRHRKVLRDNIQGITKPAIRRLARRGGVKRISGLIYEETRGVLKVFLENVIRDAVTYTEHAKRKTVTAMDVVYALKRQGRRGRKALHLRSGDTTMARTKQTARKSTGGKAPRKQLATKAARKSAPATGGVKKPHRYRPGTVALREIRRYQKSTELLIRKLPFQRLVREIAQDFKTDLRFQSSAVMALQEASEAYLVGLFEDTNLCAIHAKRVTIMPKDIQLARRIRGERA; this is translated from the exons ATGACCGGCCGTGGAAAGGGAGGAAAGGGATTGGGAAAAGGAGGAGCGAAGCGACACAGGAAGGTTCTTCGTGATAACATCCAGGGTATCACAAAGCCGGCCATCCGTCGTCTGGCACGCCGAGGCGGTGTCAAACGTATCTCCGGTCTGATCTACGAGGAGACTCGTGGTGTGCTGAAGGTGTTCCTAGAGAACGTGATCCGTGACGCCGTCACGTACACCGAGCACGCCAAGAGGAAGACCGTCACCGCCATGGACGTCGTCTACGCGCTGAAACGTCAGGGAC GAAGAGGCCGAAAGGCACTGCA TTTGCGTTCTGGA GATACAACAATGGCCCGTACCAAGCAGACTGCCCGCAAGTCCACCGGAGGCAAAGCGCCCCGCAAGCAGCTCGCAACTAAGGCTGCTCGTAAGAGTGCGCCCGCCACCGGAGGTGTGAAGAAGCCCCATCGTTACAGGCCCGGTACCGTCGCTCTTCGTGAGATCCGTCGTTACCAGAAGAGCACTGAGCTTCTGATCCGCAAGCTGCCGTTCCAGCGTCTCGTGCGTGAGATCGCGCAAGACTTCAAGACTGACCTGCGTTTCCAGAGCTCCGCCGTTATGGCCCTCCAGGAGGCCAGCGAGGCGTACCTCGTCGGTCTTTTCGAAGACACTAACCTGTGCGCCATCCACGCGAAGCGTGTCACCATCATGCCGAAAGACATCCAGCTCGCTCGCCGTATCCGCGGTGAACGTGCTTAA
- the LOC105388562 gene encoding histone H2B: MPPKTSGKAAKKSGKAQKNISKSDKKKKKHKRKESYAIYIYKVLKQVHPDTGISSKAMSIMNSFVNDIFERIAAEASRLAHYNKRSTITSREVQTSVRLLLPGELAKHAVSEGTKAVTKYTSSK; encoded by the coding sequence ATGCCACCCAAGACTAGCGGCAAGGCCGCCAAGAAGTCCGGCAAAGCCCAGAAGAACATCTCCAAGTCGgacaagaaaaagaagaagcaCAAGAGGAAGGAGAGCTACGCCATCTACATCTACAAGGTGTTGAAGCAGGTCCACCCCGACACCGGTATCTCCTCGAAGGCCATGTCAATCATGAACTCGTTCGTGAACGACATCTTCGAGCGTATCGCCGCGGAAGCGTCTCGTCTCGCCCACTACAACAAGCGTTCGACGATCACCTCCAGGGAGGTGCAGACCTCCGTGAGGCTCCTGCTGCCCGGTGAGCTCGCCAAGCACGCCGTCAGTGAAGGTACCAAGGCGGTCACCAAGTACACCTCGTCCAAGTGA
- the LOC125490521 gene encoding histone H1B-like: MADTAVASDAPAPTTPAKKPKASAAAKKPKAKPTHPKTSEMVNKAIKDLKERSGSSLQAIKKYIAASYKVDAEKLAPFIRKYLKSAVESGALIQTKGKGASGSFKLESKTSAAKKPAGAAKPAKKAAAAKKPAKKAVAASSAAAKKKSASASPSKPKSAAATKDKKAAAAKKKPAAKAKIATPSKAKSAAPKAKKTAKPPTKKPKAPKPKKAAAPKAKPAAKKSSAAGKK; encoded by the coding sequence ATGGCTGACACCGCTGTTGCATCCGACGCGCCCGCGCCCACCACCCCCGCGAAGAAGCCGAAGGCATCCGCAGCAGCCAAGAAGCCGAAAGCGAAGCCCACGCACCCGAAGACCTCCGAGATGGTCAACAAGGCCATCAAGGACCTGAAGGAGCGCAGCGGCTCGTCTCTGCAGGCGATTAAGAAGTACATCGCCGCATCTTACAAGGTCGACGCTGAAAAGCTCGCGCCTTTCATCAGAAAGTACCTGAAGAGCGCCGTCGAGTCCGGCGCGCTGATCCAGACCAAGGGCAAGGGTGCGTCCGGTTCGTTCAAGCTCGAGTCGAAAACTTCCGCAGCCAAGAAGCCAGCAGGCGCCGCCAAACCGGCCAAGAAGGCTGCCGCCGCTAAGAAGCCCGCCAAGAAGGCCGTCGCTGCgtcctccgccgccgccaagAAGAAGTCCGCCTCCGCTTCACCGTCTAAGCCCAAGTCTGCGGCCGCCACCAAGGACAAGAAAGCCGCCGCCGCTAAAAAGAAGCCCGCCGCGAAGGCGAAAATCGCCACACCCTCAAAGGCTAAAAGCGCCGCACCCAAGGCAAAGAAGACCGCCAAGCCGCCGACTAAGAAGCCGAAGGCGCCCAAACCGAAGAAGGCTGCCGCTCCCAAGGCGAAGCCCGCAGCTAAGAAGTCCTCCGCCGCCGGCAAGAAGTAA
- the LOC125490481 gene encoding WAS/WASL-interacting protein family member 3-like produces the protein MPPPVTPAPLPPPPITTEDADASTGGDVGAPQPEQRRAGTRPRSPDSFEVESEDKRPKVASSSSSPSDESSYEDSVSESSSAEFAALLRPSAAPTSPPLPSLAEELLADIGVGALPDVAPTSPVGVTTGIFGQGSSRDPRTRRAQPASRAPPSSPRASPPKVQGENTVSPGNSPGPTQAFPAASTPWFEALRSPAPFPRMTTSRTSPTSPPEDAPAAATRRQEHPPLVMEHLPLQGADSTSYV, from the coding sequence ATGCCCCCCCCCGTGACCCCTGCCCCGCTGCCCCCCCCGCCCATCACTACTGAAGATGCTGATGCATCAACCGGTGGTGATGTTGGGGCGCCGCAGCCGGAGCAGCGCCGTGCCGGCACCCGCCCGCGCTCACCCGACTCGTTCGAGGTCGAGAGTGAGGACAAGCGCCCGAAGGTCGCTTCCTCGTCCTCATCTCCCTCGGACGAGTCCAGCTATGAGGACAGCGTGTCGGAGTCGAGCAGTGCAGAGTTCGCTGCACTGCTCCGCCCCTCCGCTGCACCTACCTCACCCCCGCTGCCGTCCCTCGCAGAGGAACTATTGGCGGACATTGGTGTGGGCGCACTTCCGGACGTCGCGCCCACGTCCCCCGTGGGCGTGACGACTGGAATTTTTGGCCAGGGCTCCTCAAGGGACCCCCGCACCAGGCGCGCCCAACCCGCTTCACGCGCCCCGCCATCTTCCCCTCGCGCCTCACCCCCGAAGGTGCAGGGGGAAAATACTGTGTCGCCGGGTAACTCACCGGGCCCCACTCAGGCGTTTCCTGCAGCTTCAACGCCGTGGTTTGAGGCCCTGAGGTCACCGGCTCCATTTCCCCGGATGACCACCTCTCGGACCAGCCCAACTTCGCCCCCAGAAgacgcccccgccgccgccacaaGGCGACAAGAGCACCCGCCGCTGGTGATGGAGCACCTCCCACTTCAGGGCGCTGACTCCACGTCTTACGTGTAG
- the LOC119690733 gene encoding histone H3: MARTKQTARKSTGGKAPRKQLATKAARKSAPATGGVKKPHRYRPGTVALREIRRYQKSTELLIRKLPFQRLVREIAQDFKTDLRFQSSAVMALQEASEAYLVGLFEDTNLCAIHAKRVTIMPKDIQLARRIRGERA; the protein is encoded by the coding sequence ATGGCCCGTACCAAGCAGACTGCCCGCAAGTCCACCGGAGGCAAAGCGCCCCGCAAGCAGCTCGCAACTAAGGCTGCTCGTAAGAGTGCGCCCGCCACCGGAGGTGTGAAGAAGCCCCATCGTTACAGGCCCGGTACCGTCGCTCTTCGTGAGATCCGTCGTTACCAGAAGAGCACTGAGCTTCTGATCCGCAAGCTGCCGTTCCAGCGTCTCGTGCGTGAGATCGCGCAAGACTTCAAGACTGACCTGCGTTTCCAGAGCTCCGCCGTTATGGCCCTCCAGGAGGCCAGCGAGGCGTACCTCGTCGGTCTTTTCGAAGACACTAACCTGTGCGCCATCCACGCGAAGCGTGTCACCATCATGCCGAAAGACATCCAGCTCGCTCGCCGTATCCGCGGTGAACGTGCTTAA
- the LOC119694769 gene encoding histone H4, with protein MTGRGKGGKGLGKGGAKRHRKVLRDNIQGITKPAIRRLARRGGVKRISGLIYEETRGVLKVFLENVIRDAVTYTEHAKRKTVTAMDVVYALKRQGRTLYGFGG; from the coding sequence ATGACCGGCCGTGGAAAGGGAGGAAAGGGATTGGGAAAAGGAGGAGCGAAGCGACACAGGAAGGTTCTTCGTGATAACATCCAGGGTATCACAAAGCCGGCCATCCGTCGTCTGGCACGCCGAGGCGGTGTCAAACGTATCTCCGGTCTGATCTACGAGGAGACTCGTGGTGTGCTGAAGGTGTTCCTAGAGAACGTGATCCGTGACGCCGTCACGTACACCGAGCACGCCAAGAGGAAGACCGTCACCGCCATGGACGTCGTCTACGCGCTGAAACGTCAGGGACGCACCCTGTACGGTTTCGGCGGTTAA
- the LOC119690743 gene encoding histone H4: MTGRGKGGKGLGKGGAKRHRKVLRDNIQGITKPAIRRLARRGGVKRISGLIYEETRGVLKVFLENVIRDAVTYTEHAKRKTVTAMDVVYALKRQGRTLYGFGG, from the coding sequence ATGACCGGCCGTGGAAAGGGAGGAAAGGGATTGGGAAAAGGAGGAGCGAAGCGACACAGGAAGGTTCTTCGTGATAACATCCAGGGTATCACAAAGCCGGCCATCCGTCGTCTGGCACGCCGAGGCGGTGTCAAACGTATCTCCGGTCTGATCTACGAGGAGACTCGTGGTGTGCTGAAGGTGTTCCTAGAGAACGTGATCCGTGACGCCGTCACGTACACCGAGCACGCCAAGAGGAAGACCGTCACCGCCATGGACGTCGTCTACGCGCTGAAACGTCAGGGACGTACCCTGTACGGTTTCGGCGGTTAA
- the LOC125490534 gene encoding histone H2A, translating to MSGRGKGGKVKGKAKSRSNRAGLQFPVGRIHRLLRKGNYAERVGAGAPVYLAAVMEYLAAEVLELAGNAARDNKKTRIIPRHLQLAIRNDEELNKLLSGVTIAQGGVLPNIQAVLLPKKTEKKA from the coding sequence ATGTCTGGCCGCGGCAAGGGAGGCAAGGTTAAGGGAAAGGCAAAGTCCCGTTCAAACCGTGCTGGACTCCAGTTCCCCGTCGGTCGTATCCACAGGCTGCTGCGCAAGGGTAACTACGCCGAGCGTGTCGGTGCCGGTGCGCCCGTTTACCTGGCGGCCGTCATGGAGTACCTGGCCGCTGAAGTTCTCGAGTTGGCCGGTAACGCCGCCCGTGACAACAAGAAGACCAGAATCATCCCGAGACACTTGCAGCTGGCCATCCGCAACGACGAGGAGCTGAACAAGCTGCTCTCCGGCGTGACCATCGCCCAGGGTGGTGTGCTGCCTAACATCCAGGCCGTGCTTCTGCCCAAGAAGACCGAGAAGAAGGCTTAA